From the Polaribacter tangerinus genome, the window ATCTTTGCCAAATAAACTACTACATAAAGTGAGTTTTGTAAATACTATTTATGACATTTAAAGATTTAGGTTTATCTGCAGCGTTGGTTAAAGCAGTAGAAGAAAAAGGATATACCAAACCATCACCCATACAAGAAAAAGCAATACCGTTTATTTTAGAAGGCAAAGATATTTTAGCTTCTGCTCAAACAGGAACTGGTAAAACAGCTGGGTTTACATTACCAGTTTTACATTATTTAGCCGATACTAAGCACCCTAAATACCGACCTTTAAGAGCTCTGGTATTAACACCTACAAGAGAGTTAGCAGCACAGGTATATGATAATATTAGAGAATACAGTAAGTATGTAAATATTAAGTCGGCCGTAGTTTTTGGAGGTGTTAAGGCAAAACCACAAATAGCAACTTTAAAAAATGGAGTAGATATTTTAGTCGCTACACCAGGCAGATTATTAGATTTACACGATCAGAAAGCAGTTTCTTTTAAACGAATAGACGTACTTATTTTAGATGAGGCAGACAGAATGTTAGATATGGGTTTTGTAAGAGACATTAATAAGATTATTAGTTTTATGCCAGAAAAACGTCAGAACTTATTATTTTCCGCTACCTTTTCTAATGATATTAAAAAGTTGGCTTCGGGTATTTTAAAAAATCCAGTTTCTGTGGAAACTGCCCCTCAAAATTCAACCGCAAAAAAAGTAACCCATCAAGTATATAAAGTTGATAAAAAGAAAAAAACTGAGTTTACTATTAAATTGATAAAAGATAATAATTGGACTCAAGTTTTAGTTTTTACAAGAACTAAACATGGTGCCAATAAGCTAACAGAAAAATTGATAAAGGCGGGTGTTTCTGCAGCTGCAATTCATGGAAATAAGAGTCAAGGAGCTAGAACAAAGGCGTTAAAAAGTTTTAAAGATAACTCGATAAAAATTTTGGTAGCTACAGACATTGCTGCTCGTGGATTAGATATTCCTTTACTACCACACGTAATTAATTACGAATTACCAAATATTCCGGAAGATTATGTTCACAGAATAGGTAGAACAGGTAGGGCAGGTGCTGCCGGAGAAGCAATTTCTTTGGTTTGTAGCGAGGAGGTAGAGTATCAAAGTGAAATTGAAAAATTACTAAACGAAAAGTTAAACTCTAGTATTATTGCTGGTTTTGAACCAACAGATACTGCGCCTCCAAAAAGAGCTGCAACTCAGAGTAAAGGTTCTTTTGGTAAGAAAAAGAAACCCGGTAGTTCTAAAGTTAGTAATGGTAGTAAGCCTAAAAATAAGCCTCACTTTAAAGCAAACAAAACGTCTGGTTCAAACTCAGGAAGAGGAAGAACTAGTGCTCCCAAAAAGAAACGCTTTTAGTAATTTTAGTTTGTTTTTGCCGTGTGTTTTTGCTGCATGCAGTTTAGTTACCATTTAGTTTTGTCATTCTGTAAGAATTCCTGTTACAGTTGCTCACTCATGCGCGAGACCCTTTTCAGGGCGACAAACAGTGTGTGTTTTGCTGCATTCAGTTTAGTTACCATTTAGTTTTGTAATTCTGTAAGAATTCCTGTTACAGTTGCTCACTCATGCGTGAGGCCCTTTTCAGGGCGACAAACTGTGTGAGATTTTGTAGAATATAACTGTGCTATACATTTCTTATTTTACGTTGGCATTAAGATTTCTTATCTTTGATTCTTAAATAAGAAACATTATGAAATATCACCCTATAGCATCAGAATTATTTATAAAAAACCGTAAAAATTTTGCCTCTAAAATGAAGCCTAATAGTTTGGCTATTTTTAATTCTAATGATATTTATCCTATTAGTGCAGACAGTACAATGCCTTTTGAACAACATAGAGATATTTTTTATTTATCTGGTGTAGACCAAGAGGAAAGTGTATTAATGCTATATCCAGATTGTCCGAATAAAAATTTAAGAGAAGTATTGTTTGTTAGAGAGACAAACGATCATATTGCTGTTTGGGAAGGAGAAAAGCTAACTAAAGAGGCTGCTTTTAAAACTTCAGGAGTTAAAACTGTTTATTGGTTGCAAGATTTAGAAAAGGTACTTGCCGAAATGGCTGCTTATGCAGATACATTTTATATAAATACCAATGAACATTATAGAGCAAATGTAAGTACAGAAACACGTGAAGATCGTTTTACAAAATGGCTGTTGGCAAAATATCCAGCACATAGTGTTGCAAAAAGCAACCCAATTTTGCAGAGATTGCGAGCGGTAAAAGACAGTATAGAAATAGCTCTTATGCAGCAAGCATGTGAAATTACAGAAAAAGGATTTCGAAGAATTTTAAACTTTATTAAGCCTGGCGTTTGGGAGTATGAAATTGAGGCAGAACTTTTGCACGAGTTTGTAAGAAATAGGTCGAAAGGGTTTGCATATACACCAATTATTGCATCAGGTAATAATGCCAATGTGTTACATTATGTAGAAAATAATCAACAATGCAAAGCTGGCGATTTAATTTTATTTGATATTGCGGCAGAATATGCCAATTATAAAAGTGATTTATCTAGAACAGTTCCTGTTTCCGGACGATTTACCAAACGCCAGAAAGAAGTATATAATGCCGTAAATTATGTAAAAAAGGAGGCAACAAAATTATTGCTTCCTGGTACTTTATGGAAAGAATACCATATAGAGGTAGGGCATTTGATGACTGCAGAGTTGTTAAAATTGGGTTTACTAGACAAAGCAGATGTACAAAATGAAGATAAAAATTGGCCAGCATACAAAAAGTATTTTATGCATGGAACGAGTCATCATATTGGTTTAGACACTCATGATTATGGCCTTTTGCATGAACCTATGCAAGCCAACAATGTGTTTACTGTAGAGCCAGGTATTTATATTCCTGAAGAGGGTTTTGGTATTCGTTTAGAAGATGATGTTGTGGTTCAGGAAAAAGGGGAACCTATTAATTTAATGGCAAACATCCCTATAGAAGCTGATGAAATTGAAGAAATTATGAATGGAAATTCATAAATAGGTTATAAATTATTGTAAAAGCGGGTTTTATTACTCGCTTTTTTTTATTTTAAAGAGGTTATAAAATTTATGGTTTTTTTGTTAAAAGTTTCAGGTTGCTCTACATTTACTACATGACCGCAATTGGCCACGACAAAAAGTGATGAGGTAGTATGTTTTAAAACGATATTTTTTATAGAAGGTAAAAAGAGGTGATCTTCTTCTCCCATAACATATAAAGTAGGAATTTTGATATCTTTTGCCCTAAAAAAGCGTAAAAGAGGATTTATTTCCGAAGTTAATTTAAACCATCTAATAAACTCTTTTTGGTATAGTTTTTTTGCTTCGTTTACAAAAAGCAAACGCGAGTTTTTATGATTTTTATTTGGCATTATTATAAATGCAAATAATTTATAAAGTAACATGTAAGGCACTACAGATTTAAAAATGTTACCCACTTTCATTAACACTTGAGATCTAAAATTCATTTTAATAATAGCGCCACCCATAATCATGCTTTGCACTAATTCTGGTCTTTTTTCAGCTAAATTCCGAATTAGAATAGTACCCAAAGAAATGCCCACAAAATGAGATTTTGATATTTTTAAATGTTCAATAACTTCAACAATATCTGCTGTTATAGAGTTAAAAGTATATTTGGCTTTAAAGGTATCTTTTAAAGAGGGTTTGCTATTTCCATGACCTCTTAAATCTAAAATTAAGACATTAAAGTGTTTCTTAAAATCGCGAACTTGTTTGTACCAAATAGTACTACTTCCTCCTGCACCATGTACAAAAGTTACCCACTCTTTCGAGTTAATATTAGGATATGAATAGTAGTTTAACACAAAAAAAAATATAAAAAAGTAAAAGTAGTGATTTTAAAATTACCAAATATAGAAGTACAAATTTTAGTAAAATTATTTTTAACAATAGTATTTTATGTTATCTAATTTTTACATATTATCTTTGTATTTTAAATTTAATTTTGAGAAAAGTTTTAACCTTATTAGTTTTAATATCTTTTTCTTTAAGACCATTGTTTTCTATTGGTTATCTGGCCTATTTTCAATTAAATATAGATTACATTATAGAAACATATTGCGTTAATTAAAAAGCTCCAGAGCTAGCGTGTAACGGAAAATGTCATCTAAAAAAAGTACTTACATCTACAGAAAATTCAGAGGATACTTTTGAGGGAGTGTTCTTTGTTTCAGAAGCTTTTTTTCCAGTTTTTCATCAATCTGATTTTACTTTATCTTTGAGTCTATGTTGTATTTTAAATACTTCTAAAAACAATTGGAAATTAAATTCATTACATCCAATTCTTACCATTTCTCGTATAGAACAACCACCAGATTTTATTGTCTAAATTATACAAATAATCTGTTGCAAATAATTACTTATAAGTATTTATTATGGGTGTTCATTGTCTTTTATGAAGCTAAATTTAGCTGAAAAAGTTACACTTGTACTTTGTCTTATACTTTTTTGCATTAAAATAATTTATTAAAACAAGGCGTTAATTTTTTTTATAAAAATTTCTAAAGATATACTTCTTTGGGTTTCTTATTTAAAAAGATTATCGTTTAAAGTTTCAATTATTTATAAAAATTGATTGTAAATCAGTTGTTATAAATAACGATTTAAAAAAATTAAAAATTAAAAATTGAAAATCAATATATACATATCTTTATTAATGGTATTTGTTAGTTTTTCCTGTACTAACACAGAAGATGATATTCTTTATGGAAAGGGAAATTTATCGCTTGAATTTGATAATTCTTACGGCGATTCTGACTTAATTTTAAATACCACTTCATACCTCGCAAACGAAACTGAAAAAATAAAAATTTCTAAAGTAACCTATATAATCAGTAATATAAGGTTAGAAAAAGCAGATGGAACTATTTTCACCTACCCAAAAAATGATTCATATTTTATAGTAGATGAATTTGTGAATAGTTCTCAGTTTATTTCTCTTTCTAATATTCCTGAAGGAGATTACACAAAGATTACTTTTGGAATTGGTGTAGATCAGGAAAAATATTTAGAAGGAGCAACGGGTCAGGGTAATTTTTTAACCCTTGCTCAAGATGCAGAAATGATGTGGAGTTGGCAGGCAGGGTACAAGTTTTTAGTTTTTGAAGGAGAATATACTTCTATAAATTCTCCCACTCCAAGTGCTTTTGCATTTCATATGGGAAGTCATGGAAAAGTATTGGACAATTATAGAGAGGTAACATTGTCGTTACCAAATTCTGCAAGAATTAGAACAGATAAAATACCAGAAATCCATGTAGTTTCTAATGTGTTTTACATATTGTCTGGAAGCACCAAATTTTTGTTAGATGAAGGGTCACAAATTCATGTAGATGCATTAAAATCTCCAAAAATTGCCAATAATACAAGCGAAATGTTTTACATAGATCACGTACATAATTAGTATTAATCGTCATGAAAATAATGCAAAAAATAACTGTTTTCATTTTTATTCTCTTTTTTGGTTGTGAAAATCATGAGGAAGAATATGTAAAAATCACTACTAAAGTTGCGTTAAACCAGCCCTCAAATTTTCCTAAATTACGCTATAACCTTATTCAAAACCCTTTAACTGAAGAAGGAATAGCTTTAGGAAAAAAACTTTTTTATGAGGGCCGATTGTCTAAAAATTCTGTTGTTTCATGTGGTTTTTGCCACGAACAAGCTTCGGCATTTACTCATCATGGTCATACTATTAGCCATGGTGTTAATAATTTATTAGGTTTTAGAAATGCACAACCAATTCAGAACTTGGCATATTTTGAGGAGTTTAATTGGGATGGTTCTGCAATACATTTAGATTTGCAACCTATTATACCTATTACAAGTGAGTTTGAAATGGGTGAAACAATACCATCTGTTTTAGATAAATTAAGTTTAGATACCGATTACAAGCAATTATTTGAGGATGCTTTTGGTGATGATGAAATTAATTCTGAAAGAATGTTAAAAGCACTTTCTCAATTTATGGTAACCATGATTTCTTCTAATTCTAAATACGATAAAATAGTAAGAAATGAAGGTAATATTTATTTTACAGATGAAGAAAAGGAGGGTTTTAAATTATTTAAAAACAAATGTGCGTCATGCCACTCGGGAGAATTATTTACAGATAAATCATATAGAAATAATGGTTTGCCTTTTAATTCTAAGTTTCCTGATGAAGAAGGACGAGCACGTGTTACAGGTTTCTTAGATGATTTTTATAAGTTTAGAGTACCAAGTTTACGAAATGTTGCTGTAACTTTTCCGTACATGCATGATGGTAGGTTTAAAACTTTAAACGCTGTATTAAATTTTTATTCAGAAGGAATGTTAGATAATGGTGGTAAAATTGATACACTTTTATTAAAAAGAGATGGAAGTTTCGGAATTAACTTAACTCCTTCAGAAAAAAAATACCTCATCAAATTTCTTAATACATTAACAGATAATACTTTTTTAAATGATAAACGTTTTTCAGAATTTTAAACAATCAATTCTAATATTTTTATTTTTTTTGACCATTTCATTTGATGGGTTTTCAAAAAAATTAATAGATTATAAATCAGATAATATACTAAATAATATCGAGTATTATTTTTGCGATATATGTGGTTCTTCAGCAAACGGAGCAAGTTTTGGTATAGGAACAATTAGCAGTGCAAGTTTTATAGGAGTCAGATATATGTATCAATCTTACACTTCTAAAGATGGTATTTTTGTAAATTCGCCATCAACAAAAGAGCATTTTAGTGCTTATCAACTTTGGGGTAAAATACCAGTTAACAGTTCAATTTATATAAGTGCAGTAATGCCTTATCAAGATTTAGAAAGGAGATTTTCTAATAAAACGGAGGCAGTTAGTGGTTTTGGAGATGCTATAATTATGGGTTGGTATCAATTAAAATTATTTAAGCAATCTTCAGAGAACAACACTAATTTAATACCTGTGAAAGAAACATCAAATCACTCATTAGAATTTGGTTTTGGGGTGAAATTGCCTACAGGTAAATTTGAACAAGTACTAGCAAATCGTGTAAACCCAGGTTTTCAGGTAGGTACAGGAAGTTTAGATGTTGTTCTTGCACTTTCACATGGCTTTAATAAAAATAATTTTGGGCTTAGCACCTCTTTAACTTATTATCTAAAAGGTGAAAATAAGAATGAATACCGTTTTGGAAATCAGTTTAGCTACCGTACAAATTTATTTTATACAATAGCAAAAGATAATTTTAGTTTCTTACCATTTATAGGTTTTTCTGGAGATGTTTATAATCCTATTTCTCAATATAAAGAAACTATAAAAAATACAAGCGGTGATGTATTTAACGGAATATTAGGAGCAGAAACTATCTTTAATAAAGCAATTGTTGGTGTTAATTACACGTTGCCAATTCATCACAATTTATTTAACGGAAATGTTACTCCAAATAGTTCTTTAAGTGTTTATTTAAATTTTTCTCTAGAATAGTTTTCTATGTGTAAAACAACTGAATATTTTTAAAAAAGTATTCAGTTGTTTTATTCTCTAACGTATTCTTCCTTTAAAAGCAAAATATCTGTTTTTAACCTTTCCATTTCTTCTTTATCTGTGCCGTCATAAGAACCTCTTATGCGTCTTTCTTTATCTATTAAAACAAAATTTTCTGTATGAATAAAGTCGTTCTCTCCACCGTCGCCATCATCTAGAACAGCAAAATAACTTTTTCTTGCTAGTTCGTAAATATGTTTTTTAGGACCTGTTACTACATGCCATTTACCATCAATAACCCCTTTCTTTTTTGCATATTCTTTTAATACAGAAACGCTATCTATAACTGGTGTAACCGAATGAGATAAAAACATAATATCAGTATCGTTTTTGTAAAAATTTTGTAGCTCGCTCATATTATATGCCATTGCAATGCATATAGTTTGACACCTTGTAAAAAAGAAATCTGCTATGTAAATTTTGTCTTTAAAATTATTGTTAGTAACTATTTCTCCGTTCTGATTTACTAACTCAAAATCTGCAATTGTATGATTTTTAGTAATGTGTTTAATTGAAAAGTCCACCAATTGCGGATTAAAGTCTATAGGGTTATAAATTTTTAATGTTTTATCAACTTTTAATAGATGATAAAAAACTGGAATCGAAACTGCAGAAAAAGCAATTAAAAAAAGTAAAGTAGGAATTGATTTTTTAAAAAATTTAATTTCCATAAATATCTAGTTATAAAGCAAAAATACGACTTAATATTTCTTTAAAAAAGAACTAAAATCTAATAAAATCATAAAAATGTGGGTATTTTTTTCTTAATAAAAATGAATTTCTAAGTGTTTTACTTTTTTTTATAAAGTAATATTTAAAGTTAATGATGTTGAAAGATTAATGGTTTTTGATTAATTTCGACGATATTTTACAATTATGATGAATTGGGAACAATTACTTTCTTTAAAGCGTTTTGGTGATACAAAAAAAAGAGAAAGAATAGCACAAGATGAAACTCGTTTGGGTTTCGACGTAGATTTTGATAGAATTATTTTTTCAAAGGCATTTAGAAGTCTTCAAGATAAAACTCAAGTAATACCTTTGTCTGAAACCGATTTTGTTCATACAAGATTAACACATAGTTTAGAGGTTTCTGTAGTGGGTAGAACCCTTGGTAGAAAGGTAGGAAAGGTATTGTTAGAAAGGCATACTAATTTAGCAGCATTAGGGTATACTTTTAACGATTTTGGAGCTATTGTTGCTGCGGCTTCATTAATGCATGATATAGGAAATCCTCCTTTTGGCCACTCTGGCGAGAAAGCTATTGGCGAATATTTTAAAACAGGAAAAGGGATACAGTTTAAAAAAGAATTGTTATCAAAAGAATATCAAGATTTAATAGACTTTGAAGGGAATGCTAACGGATTTAAAATTTTAACAGAATCTAGAGAGGGTATTGCAGGAGGTTTAAGACTAAGTTATGCAACATTGGGCGCATTTTTAAAGTACCCTAAAGAAAGTTTGCCAAAGAAGCCTACATTACATGTTGTAGATAAAAAATATGGTTTTTTTCAATCCGAAAAACAAGCTTTTTTAGAGGTGGTAAACGAGTTAGGAATGTTACCAAAATCTATCGAAAATAACTCTTATTACAGACATCCATTGGCATATCTTGTTGAAGCTGCAGACGATATTTGTTATACAATTATAGATTTTGAAGACGGCATAAACCTAGGTTTAATAGAAGAAGAATTTGCATTGGAGTTTTTAATTAAATTGGTAAAAGATACTATTGATATTAAAAAATATCATTCTTTAGAACATAAAACAGACCGAGTAAGCTATTTAAGAGCATTGGCAATTGGAGTGCTTATTAATGAAGCGGTAACGCTGTTTTTAGACAATGAAACTGCGATATTAAATGGTACCTTTAACAAACCACTATTAGACAAATGTAGGTTTGAGGCACAGATTAAGGATATTATTAATATAAGTATTAAAAATATATATAAGAGTAAAGAAGTAATTGAAAAAGAAGTTTCTGGTTACAGAATTATTGCCGATTTACTAGATGTATTTGTAACTGCTTTAAACAATCAGCATCAAGGAAAGGCCTCTAACTTCGATACACTTGTACTACATTTATTACCTGAAGAGTATCAAGTAGAAACAGAAAATTTGTATGATAGAATCATGCAAATATGTAGCTATGTCTCTAGAATGTCTGACAGTTATGCCATTCGAATTCACAAAAAAATATCAGGAAATATAATTTAGAATCAATATTAATTACTAAATTGTACGTTTTAAGGGAGTATTTTCTTTTAAATACCACTAATGTGTATCCCTAATTTTATGAACCATAATACAGTAAAATGAAACAAATTTACCAATTTTTAACCCTTGCCTTAGTGCTTACTTTTTTTGTTGCATGCAATTCTAATACAGAATTGTCATCAGAACTTAAGCACACAAAAAAGAAAAAGAAAACTCAAGAGGAGAAGGCAATTGCTACAAAACAAAGATGGTTACACGATTTTAACATGCAAAAAAATCCTTTAACAGGTAAAATACCAAAAGAGGAAAAGTTAAAAGAATTTGAAAATGCTTTGTTAGAAAAACAAAGTACTTATGCGTCGAGAACTAATACCAACAATTATATTAGTAGAGGTCCGTCTAAT encodes:
- a CDS encoding transporter; the protein is MTISFDGFSKKLIDYKSDNILNNIEYYFCDICGSSANGASFGIGTISSASFIGVRYMYQSYTSKDGIFVNSPSTKEHFSAYQLWGKIPVNSSIYISAVMPYQDLERRFSNKTEAVSGFGDAIIMGWYQLKLFKQSSENNTNLIPVKETSNHSLEFGFGVKLPTGKFEQVLANRVNPGFQVGTGSLDVVLALSHGFNKNNFGLSTSLTYYLKGENKNEYRFGNQFSYRTNLFYTIAKDNFSFLPFIGFSGDVYNPISQYKETIKNTSGDVFNGILGAETIFNKAIVGVNYTLPIHHNLFNGNVTPNSSLSVYLNFSLE
- a CDS encoding DEAD/DEAH box helicase; translation: MTFKDLGLSAALVKAVEEKGYTKPSPIQEKAIPFILEGKDILASAQTGTGKTAGFTLPVLHYLADTKHPKYRPLRALVLTPTRELAAQVYDNIREYSKYVNIKSAVVFGGVKAKPQIATLKNGVDILVATPGRLLDLHDQKAVSFKRIDVLILDEADRMLDMGFVRDINKIISFMPEKRQNLLFSATFSNDIKKLASGILKNPVSVETAPQNSTAKKVTHQVYKVDKKKKTEFTIKLIKDNNWTQVLVFTRTKHGANKLTEKLIKAGVSAAAIHGNKSQGARTKALKSFKDNSIKILVATDIAARGLDIPLLPHVINYELPNIPEDYVHRIGRTGRAGAAGEAISLVCSEEVEYQSEIEKLLNEKLNSSIIAGFEPTDTAPPKRAATQSKGSFGKKKKPGSSKVSNGSKPKNKPHFKANKTSGSNSGRGRTSAPKKKRF
- a CDS encoding aminopeptidase P family protein, which produces MKYHPIASELFIKNRKNFASKMKPNSLAIFNSNDIYPISADSTMPFEQHRDIFYLSGVDQEESVLMLYPDCPNKNLREVLFVRETNDHIAVWEGEKLTKEAAFKTSGVKTVYWLQDLEKVLAEMAAYADTFYINTNEHYRANVSTETREDRFTKWLLAKYPAHSVAKSNPILQRLRAVKDSIEIALMQQACEITEKGFRRILNFIKPGVWEYEIEAELLHEFVRNRSKGFAYTPIIASGNNANVLHYVENNQQCKAGDLILFDIAAEYANYKSDLSRTVPVSGRFTKRQKEVYNAVNYVKKEATKLLLPGTLWKEYHIEVGHLMTAELLKLGLLDKADVQNEDKNWPAYKKYFMHGTSHHIGLDTHDYGLLHEPMQANNVFTVEPGIYIPEEGFGIRLEDDVVVQEKGEPINLMANIPIEADEIEEIMNGNS
- a CDS encoding MbnP family protein, with amino-acid sequence MKINIYISLLMVFVSFSCTNTEDDILYGKGNLSLEFDNSYGDSDLILNTTSYLANETEKIKISKVTYIISNIRLEKADGTIFTYPKNDSYFIVDEFVNSSQFISLSNIPEGDYTKITFGIGVDQEKYLEGATGQGNFLTLAQDAEMMWSWQAGYKFLVFEGEYTSINSPTPSAFAFHMGSHGKVLDNYREVTLSLPNSARIRTDKIPEIHVVSNVFYILSGSTKFLLDEGSQIHVDALKSPKIANNTSEMFYIDHVHN
- a CDS encoding SCO family protein, translating into MEIKFFKKSIPTLLFLIAFSAVSIPVFYHLLKVDKTLKIYNPIDFNPQLVDFSIKHITKNHTIADFELVNQNGEIVTNNNFKDKIYIADFFFTRCQTICIAMAYNMSELQNFYKNDTDIMFLSHSVTPVIDSVSVLKEYAKKKGVIDGKWHVVTGPKKHIYELARKSYFAVLDDGDGGENDFIHTENFVLIDKERRIRGSYDGTDKEEMERLKTDILLLKEEYVRE
- a CDS encoding cytochrome-c peroxidase yields the protein MKIMQKITVFIFILFFGCENHEEEYVKITTKVALNQPSNFPKLRYNLIQNPLTEEGIALGKKLFYEGRLSKNSVVSCGFCHEQASAFTHHGHTISHGVNNLLGFRNAQPIQNLAYFEEFNWDGSAIHLDLQPIIPITSEFEMGETIPSVLDKLSLDTDYKQLFEDAFGDDEINSERMLKALSQFMVTMISSNSKYDKIVRNEGNIYFTDEEKEGFKLFKNKCASCHSGELFTDKSYRNNGLPFNSKFPDEEGRARVTGFLDDFYKFRVPSLRNVAVTFPYMHDGRFKTLNAVLNFYSEGMLDNGGKIDTLLLKRDGSFGINLTPSEKKYLIKFLNTLTDNTFLNDKRFSEF
- a CDS encoding alpha/beta fold hydrolase; the protein is MLNYYSYPNINSKEWVTFVHGAGGSSTIWYKQVRDFKKHFNVLILDLRGHGNSKPSLKDTFKAKYTFNSITADIVEVIEHLKISKSHFVGISLGTILIRNLAEKRPELVQSMIMGGAIIKMNFRSQVLMKVGNIFKSVVPYMLLYKLFAFIIMPNKNHKNSRLLFVNEAKKLYQKEFIRWFKLTSEINPLLRFFRAKDIKIPTLYVMGEEDHLFLPSIKNIVLKHTTSSLFVVANCGHVVNVEQPETFNKKTINFITSLK
- a CDS encoding deoxyguanosinetriphosphate triphosphohydrolase translates to MNWEQLLSLKRFGDTKKRERIAQDETRLGFDVDFDRIIFSKAFRSLQDKTQVIPLSETDFVHTRLTHSLEVSVVGRTLGRKVGKVLLERHTNLAALGYTFNDFGAIVAAASLMHDIGNPPFGHSGEKAIGEYFKTGKGIQFKKELLSKEYQDLIDFEGNANGFKILTESREGIAGGLRLSYATLGAFLKYPKESLPKKPTLHVVDKKYGFFQSEKQAFLEVVNELGMLPKSIENNSYYRHPLAYLVEAADDICYTIIDFEDGINLGLIEEEFALEFLIKLVKDTIDIKKYHSLEHKTDRVSYLRALAIGVLINEAVTLFLDNETAILNGTFNKPLLDKCRFEAQIKDIINISIKNIYKSKEVIEKEVSGYRIIADLLDVFVTALNNQHQGKASNFDTLVLHLLPEEYQVETENLYDRIMQICSYVSRMSDSYAIRIHKKISGNII